One window of the Archaeoglobus sulfaticallidus PM70-1 genome contains the following:
- a CDS encoding Brix domain-containing protein, with protein MILTTSRKPGRKTRTLAKFLAKFMNWKYISRGKKSLEKVYSLSPDVAILEEIKGNPSILRIIKNGREVFSMRFNPGKIEKVKMDNSPVFFSGDVWFDPLIFDAVPVSFAGKKMKKKFKAMGALKKEILVKKDRNKYHMLFNYSGRLVGKLIVMRSMR; from the coding sequence GTGATCCTCACAACCTCAAGAAAGCCGGGGAGGAAAACCAGAACGCTTGCCAAATTTCTCGCAAAATTCATGAACTGGAAGTACATTTCAAGGGGAAAAAAGAGTCTTGAAAAGGTCTATTCTCTGTCCCCTGATGTTGCGATACTAGAAGAGATAAAAGGAAATCCATCTATCCTCAGGATCATAAAAAATGGACGGGAAGTTTTTTCAATGAGATTCAATCCCGGGAAGATAGAAAAAGTTAAGATGGATAACTCCCCTGTCTTCTTTAGCGGGGATGTGTGGTTCGATCCTTTAATATTTGATGCTGTTCCAGTAAGTTTTGCCGGGAAAAAGATGAAGAAAAAGTTCAAGGCCATGGGAGCATTAAAGAAAGAGATTCTTGTAAAGAAAGACAGGAATAAATACCACATGCTTTTCAACTACAGTGGCAGGCTCGTGGGCAAGCTTATTGTCATGAGATCCATGAGGTGA
- a CDS encoding prefoldin subunit beta has product MSVELPPQVQNMVAQLQQIQQQLQVVVAQKAQVDAGLKEAEMALEELKKKEDTTVYKTVGNILVKTSKEEMLKELEEKKETLEIRIKTLQRQEEKLRERFVELQKKIQSMLGPQAG; this is encoded by the coding sequence ATGAGTGTTGAACTTCCACCCCAGGTACAGAATATGGTTGCTCAGCTTCAGCAGATCCAACAGCAGCTTCAGGTTGTGGTTGCTCAGAAAGCACAGGTTGATGCTGGACTGAAAGAAGCTGAAATGGCGCTGGAAGAGCTGAAAAAAAAGGAAGATACTACTGTTTACAAAACAGTTGGTAATATACTCGTAAAAACAAGCAAGGAAGAGATGCTAAAGGAGCTTGAGGAGAAGAAGGAGACTCTGGAGATCAGAATAAAAACCCTGCAGAGGCAGGAAGAGAAGCTCAGAGAGAGATTTGTCGAACTGCAGAAAAAGATTCAATCAATGCTCGGGCCTCAGGCCGGGTAG
- a CDS encoding KEOPS complex subunit Pcc1 has product MNYKGDFEFKIENYKKAELIFNALKVEGGRGIRSEAKIYLKGGSLILKIEAEDLTSFRASLNSWLRLIRICNEILNVIDEVE; this is encoded by the coding sequence TTGAACTATAAAGGTGATTTCGAGTTCAAGATTGAGAATTACAAGAAGGCAGAACTGATATTTAATGCGCTGAAAGTTGAGGGGGGTAGAGGGATAAGAAGCGAGGCAAAGATTTATTTAAAGGGAGGGTCTTTAATCTTAAAAATCGAAGCAGAAGATCTAACTTCATTTAGAGCCAGCCTGAATTCGTGGTTACGGCTTATAAGAATATGTAATGAAATATTGAATGTAATCGATGAAGTAGAGTAG